The Caloenas nicobarica isolate bCalNic1 chromosome Z, bCalNic1.hap1, whole genome shotgun sequence genome has a segment encoding these proteins:
- the LHFPL2 gene encoding LHFPL tetraspan subfamily member 2 protein: MCHVIVTCRSMLWTLLSIVVAFAELIAFMSADWLIGKAKPSSSEDVDNRTGGSQEPYHPTLGIYGRCTRISHMQLSRRDTLCGPYAENFNEIASGFWQATAIFLAVGIMILCAVAFVSVFTMCVQSIMKKSIFNVCGLLQGIAGLFLILGLILYPAGWGCQKAISYCGHYASAYKLGDCSLGWAFYTAIGGTVLTFICAVFSAQAEIATSSDKVQEEIEEGKNLICLL, translated from the exons ATGTGTCATGTCATTGTAACGTGCCGGTCGATGCTATGGACTCTCCTGAGTATTGTGGTGGCTTTCGCAGAGCTTATTGCTTTCATGAGTGCAGACTGGCTGATTGGCAAAGCGAAGCCTTCAAGCTCCGAGGATGTGGACAACAGAACGGGGGGGTCACAGGAGCCTTACCATCCGACACTGGGCATCTACGGGCGCTGTACCAGAATCTCCCACATGCAGCTTTCTAGACGAGACACGCTTTGTGGTCCTTACGCCGAAAACTTCAATGAGATTGCCAGTGGATTCTGGCAGGCAACCGCTATTTTCCTAGCTGTGGGAATCATGATTCTCTGTGCCGTGGCGTTTGTGTCTGTCTTTACTATGTGCGTGCAGAGTATtatgaagaaaagcatttttaatgtctGTGGGCTGCTACAAGGGATTGCAG gCCTCTTCCTTATCTTAGGCTTGATACTTTACCCTGCAGGTTGGGGATGCCAGAAAGCAATAAGCTATTGTGGACACTACGCATCTGCTTACAAACTAGGAGACTGCTCCTTGGGCTGGGCTTTCTACACCGCTATCGGTGGCACCGTGCTGACGTTCATCTGTGCAGTCTTCTCGGCTCAAGCTGAAATAGCCACATCCAGTGACAAAGTGcaagaagaaatagaagaagGGAAAAACCTTATCTGCCTCCTTTAA